In one Pseudomonas tensinigenes genomic region, the following are encoded:
- the ligA gene encoding NAD-dependent DNA ligase LigA has product MTAAKNRILELRAELDQHNYRYHVLDEPSIPDAEYDRLFHELKALEAANPELITSDSPTQRVGSVALTAFTQVRHEVPMLSLGNAFEESDMREFDRRVTEGLDLPAGDLFGGGAAVEYSCEPKLDGLAVSLLYQDGVLVRGATRGDGATGEDISVNVRTVRNIPLKLHGEGWPATLEVRGEVFMSKAGFERLNASQLEVGGKTFANPRNAAAGSLRQLDSKITANRPLEFCCYGIGQVSHDISDTHIGNLKQLQQWGMPISHELKLAKGIGECLDYYRDIGERRNSLAYEIDGVVFKVNSIADQRELGFRAREPRWAIAHKFPAMEELTELLDVEFQVGRTGAVTPVARLKPVKVAGVTVANATLHNMDEVARLGLMIGDTVIIRRAGDVIPQVVQVVMDRRPENARAVQIPESCPVCGSHVERTQLIKRSKGKETVSEGAVYRCVGRLACGAQLKQAIIHFVSRRAMDIEGLGDKSVEQLVDEGLVSSPADLYALKFDDIVDLEGFAEVSSNKLLAAIEDSKKPGLARFIYALGIPDVGEETAKVLARSLGSLERVQQALPQVLTYLPDVGLEVAHEIHSFFEDAHNQQVITELLGHGLQIQDQGELGAEFAASTTLGGFLDKLHIPSVGPGGAQKLADKFGSLEAVMDADWLDMRQALPEKQANSVREFFAVPQHRQLAEDSEKQLRDFGMHWQSEKKVVEGLPLSGETWVLTGKVELMSRDVAKEHLESLGAKVAGSVSAKTHCVVAGPGAGSKLTKANELGVKVMDEETFIAFLKTHGVAV; this is encoded by the coding sequence ATGACCGCCGCCAAAAACCGCATTCTCGAGCTGCGCGCTGAACTCGATCAGCACAACTACCGTTACCACGTCCTCGACGAGCCGAGCATTCCGGATGCCGAGTACGACCGGTTGTTCCACGAGCTCAAGGCGCTGGAAGCGGCCAACCCGGAACTGATCACCAGCGACTCGCCAACCCAGCGCGTCGGCAGCGTGGCGCTGACAGCGTTCACCCAGGTGCGTCACGAAGTGCCGATGCTCAGCCTCGGCAACGCTTTCGAAGAAAGTGACATGCGCGAGTTCGATCGCCGCGTCACCGAAGGTCTGGATTTGCCGGCCGGCGATCTGTTCGGCGGCGGCGCGGCGGTGGAATACAGCTGCGAGCCGAAACTCGATGGCCTGGCGGTCAGCCTGCTTTATCAGGACGGCGTGCTGGTGCGCGGCGCCACACGCGGCGACGGCGCCACTGGCGAAGACATCAGCGTCAACGTGCGCACCGTGCGCAACATTCCGCTGAAGCTGCACGGCGAAGGCTGGCCGGCGACGCTGGAAGTGCGCGGTGAAGTGTTCATGTCCAAGGCCGGTTTCGAGCGCCTCAACGCCTCGCAACTGGAAGTCGGCGGCAAGACTTTCGCCAACCCGCGCAACGCTGCCGCCGGCAGTTTGCGTCAGCTCGATTCGAAGATCACCGCCAACCGTCCGCTGGAATTCTGCTGCTATGGCATCGGCCAGGTTTCCCACGACATTTCCGATACGCACATCGGCAACCTCAAGCAGTTGCAGCAGTGGGGCATGCCGATCAGTCACGAGCTGAAACTGGCGAAGGGCATCGGCGAATGCCTGGACTACTACCGCGACATCGGCGAGCGCCGTAACTCGCTGGCTTATGAAATCGACGGCGTGGTGTTCAAGGTCAACAGCATTGCCGATCAGCGCGAACTGGGTTTCCGCGCCCGCGAGCCGCGCTGGGCGATCGCGCACAAATTCCCGGCAATGGAAGAGCTCACCGAGTTGCTCGACGTGGAGTTTCAGGTCGGCCGTACTGGCGCTGTTACTCCGGTGGCGCGTCTGAAGCCGGTAAAAGTTGCCGGCGTCACCGTGGCCAACGCCACGTTGCATAACATGGATGAAGTTGCGCGTCTGGGCCTGATGATCGGTGACACCGTGATCATCCGCCGCGCCGGTGATGTGATTCCGCAAGTGGTGCAAGTGGTCATGGATCGCCGTCCGGAAAACGCGCGCGCGGTGCAGATTCCCGAGAGCTGCCCGGTTTGCGGTTCGCACGTCGAGCGTACGCAACTGATCAAGCGCAGCAAGGGCAAGGAAACCGTCAGCGAAGGCGCGGTGTATCGCTGCGTCGGGCGCCTTGCCTGTGGTGCCCAACTCAAGCAGGCGATCATTCACTTCGTCTCGCGCCGGGCGATGGACATCGAAGGTCTGGGCGACAAGAGTGTCGAGCAACTGGTCGACGAGGGTCTGGTCAGTTCGCCGGCCGATCTGTATGCGCTGAAGTTCGACGACATCGTTGATCTGGAAGGCTTTGCCGAGGTGTCGAGCAATAAGCTGCTCGCGGCCATCGAAGACAGCAAGAAACCGGGGCTGGCGCGCTTCATCTATGCACTTGGCATTCCCGATGTCGGCGAAGAGACCGCCAAGGTGCTGGCGCGCTCGCTGGGTTCGCTGGAGCGCGTGCAGCAGGCGCTGCCGCAAGTGCTGACCTACCTGCCGGATGTCGGGCTGGAAGTGGCGCACGAGATTCACAGCTTCTTTGAAGATGCGCATAACCAGCAGGTGATTACCGAACTGCTGGGGCATGGTCTGCAGATTCAGGATCAGGGTGAGCTGGGCGCCGAGTTTGCCGCCAGCACCACGCTGGGTGGCTTCCTCGACAAGCTGCATATTCCTTCGGTCGGCCCCGGTGGCGCACAGAAACTGGCGGACAAGTTCGGCTCGCTGGAAGCGGTGATGGATGCGGACTGGCTGGACATGCGTCAGGCCTTGCCGGAGAAGCAGGCAAATTCGGTTCGCGAGTTTTTTGCTGTTCCGCAGCATCGTCAGTTAGCCGAGGACTCCGAAAAGCAACTGCGCGATTTCGGCATGCACTGGCAGAGCGAGAAGAAAGTCGTCGAAGGTTTGCCGCTGTCCGGCGAGACTTGGGTGCTGACCGGCAAGGTTGAGTTGATGAGCCGTGATGTCGCCAAGGAACACCTGGAAAGCCTGGGCGCCAAGGTTGCCGGTTCCGTGTCGGCGAAGACTCATTGTGTGGTCGCGGGGCCGGGTGCCGGTTCCAAATTGACCAAGGCCAATGAGCTGGGTGTGAAGGTGATGGACGAAGAAACTTTCATCGCCTTCCTCAAAACCCACGGCGTCGCCGTTTAA
- a CDS encoding zinc-binding metallopeptidase family protein → MHRFFEQLSSRIIAPFMGESSRNSKVWPCRCGQSLFFRNSQCLACNALLGYQPEESRLTSLQPGPYAGTWTLDADPDSGLFRRCANLDTAAACNWLLPANDHDSLCIACSLNRTIPDLSAPDNPERWRKVEIAKRRLVAQLITLGLQVIPKTVDEDTGLAFDFIGVDLEGNAPMTGHANGLITLDIKEADDAHREQVRAAMHEPYRTLLGHFRHEVGHYYWDRLIANGPWLGSFRNLFGDERASYAEALDRHYQQGAPLDWPQQYVSAYATMHPWEDWAETWAHYLHMMDAVDTALGFGMSAREMDFDYQPFPTSTLYDPEHPGGEAFLSFVNAWIELAGMLNELSRSMGQPDFYPFVLPAPAIAKLHFIHLVIQQAGGRADEVLAL, encoded by the coding sequence ATGCACCGCTTTTTCGAGCAGCTCAGTTCCCGCATCATCGCGCCGTTCATGGGCGAATCCTCACGCAACAGCAAAGTCTGGCCGTGCCGCTGCGGCCAGTCGCTGTTCTTTCGCAACAGCCAGTGCCTGGCGTGTAATGCCCTGCTTGGTTATCAACCCGAAGAAAGTCGCCTGACCTCGCTGCAACCGGGGCCATACGCGGGCACCTGGACGCTCGACGCCGATCCCGACTCGGGACTGTTCCGCCGCTGCGCCAACCTCGACACAGCCGCCGCGTGCAACTGGCTGCTGCCGGCCAACGATCACGACAGCCTGTGCATCGCTTGCAGCCTCAATCGCACCATCCCCGACCTGTCCGCCCCGGACAATCCCGAACGCTGGCGCAAGGTCGAAATTGCCAAGCGTCGACTGGTCGCGCAACTGATCACCCTCGGCCTGCAAGTCATCCCGAAAACCGTCGATGAAGACACCGGGTTGGCCTTCGACTTCATTGGCGTCGACCTCGAAGGCAATGCACCAATGACCGGCCACGCCAACGGCCTGATCACCCTCGACATCAAGGAAGCCGACGATGCTCACCGTGAGCAGGTGAGGGCGGCGATGCACGAACCCTATCGCACGCTGCTCGGGCATTTCCGTCATGAGGTCGGCCATTATTACTGGGATCGCCTGATCGCCAACGGTCCATGGCTCGGCTCATTCCGCAACCTGTTCGGCGACGAACGCGCCAGTTACGCCGAGGCGCTTGATCGCCACTATCAGCAAGGCGCACCGCTCGATTGGCCGCAACAATACGTCAGCGCCTACGCCACCATGCACCCTTGGGAAGACTGGGCGGAAACCTGGGCGCATTACCTGCACATGATGGACGCCGTGGACACGGCGCTGGGCTTCGGCATGAGCGCGCGGGAAATGGATTTTGATTACCAGCCGTTTCCGACCAGCACGCTGTATGACCCGGAACATCCCGGTGGCGAGGCGTTTCTGTCATTCGTCAACGCGTGGATCGAACTGGCCGGCATGCTCAATGAGCTGTCACGGAGCATGGGCCAGCCGGATTTCTACCCGTTCGTGCTGCCGGCGCCGGCGATTGCCAAGCTGCACTTCATTCATCTGGTGATCCAGCAAGCGGGCGGCAGGGCGGATGAGGTTCTGGCCCTCTAG
- a CDS encoding substrate-binding periplasmic protein, which yields MRWAVGALLGISLNVTAAETPLRFAMPDSWAMPMVQYERGRPTQGILYDLMLSLATQVGVPAQFHVLPRARVQSAMEHGEIDVRCYAAQSWLPNQSGDYIWSLPLFFQRDLLISRKDQPASVVPAHLPRQSIGTVLGYSYPTLQPLFDADRLQREDARNQEQVLEKLLAGRYRYAVSNHWTLDWFNQRLMPAQQLQGVAVLQEQKVGCYVRNDPKVPVQRILRTLLRMKMSGEIDQIIRLYTGSSEATP from the coding sequence ATGCGGTGGGCCGTGGGGGCGTTGCTGGGAATCAGCCTGAATGTGACGGCAGCGGAAACCCCGTTGCGCTTCGCCATGCCCGACAGCTGGGCGATGCCGATGGTGCAATACGAACGCGGCCGACCGACGCAGGGCATTCTTTACGACCTGATGCTCAGCCTGGCCACGCAGGTCGGCGTACCGGCGCAATTTCACGTCCTGCCCCGCGCCCGCGTGCAGAGCGCGATGGAACACGGCGAGATTGATGTGCGCTGCTATGCCGCGCAGTCGTGGCTGCCGAATCAGTCGGGGGATTACATCTGGAGTCTGCCGTTGTTCTTCCAGCGCGATCTGTTGATCAGCCGCAAGGATCAACCTGCCAGTGTCGTCCCCGCGCATTTACCCCGCCAATCCATCGGCACCGTCCTCGGCTACAGCTACCCCACTCTGCAACCGCTGTTTGATGCTGATCGGCTGCAACGTGAAGATGCGCGGAATCAGGAGCAGGTGCTGGAGAAACTGCTGGCCGGCCGTTATCGCTATGCGGTGAGTAATCATTGGACGCTGGACTGGTTCAATCAGCGATTGATGCCCGCGCAGCAACTGCAAGGGGTAGCAGTTTTGCAGGAGCAAAAGGTCGGCTGTTATGTGCGGAATGACCCAAAGGTGCCGGTGCAGCGGATTTTGCGCACGTTGTTGCGGATGAAAATGTCGGGGGAGATTGATCAGATTATCCGGCTCTATACCGGGTCCTCCGAAGCCACCCCATAA
- the dnaX gene encoding DNA polymerase III subunit gamma/tau, translating to MSYQVLARKWRPRSFREMVGQTHVLKALINALDSQRLHHAYLFTGTRGVGKTTIARIIAKCLNCETGITSSPCGECSVCREIDEGRFVDLIEIDAASRTKVEDTRELLDNVQYAPSRGRFKVYLIDEVHMLSSHSFNALLKTLEEPPPYVKFILATTDPQKLPATILSRCLQFSLKNMTPERVVEHLTHVLTAENVPFEDDALWLLGRAADGSMRDAMSLTDQAIAFGEGKVLATDVRAMLGTLDHGQVYDVLHSLIEGDAKALLEAVRHLAEQGPDWNGVLSEILNVLHRVAIAQALPEGVDNGHGDRDRVLALAQALPAEDVQFYYQMGLIGRRDLPLAPDPRGGFEMVLLRMLAFRPADTADAPRQPLKPVGISQATVDSANSVAAAPEPAPVVAAAVAPAPVPAPIPVAAPAPAPEPAPVAPVAAPEPEPAPVVAEEVVDLPWNDPVEPEAEPEPAQQPAVEPVLETTAEQPELPPMPLPTPDSVVPEAPEWAAAPIPEPSVAEVDAATPGVDMDDEPPLDEDYIEPDMDSAYSYLDELASEHAAEPAPEPEPEPAAAPATGLALQWLELFPKLPISGMTGSIAANCTLIAVDGDHWLMHLDPAHSALFNATQQRRLNDALNQFHGRTLSLTIELIKPEQETPAQAASRRRANRQREAEESIHGDPFIQQMVQQFGAVVRHDTIEPVDALVAQG from the coding sequence ATGAGTTATCAGGTTCTTGCACGTAAATGGCGTCCGCGCTCGTTCCGCGAAATGGTCGGCCAGACCCATGTGCTCAAGGCTCTGATCAATGCCTTGGACAGCCAACGGCTGCACCATGCGTACCTGTTTACCGGTACGCGTGGGGTGGGTAAAACCACGATTGCGCGGATCATTGCCAAATGCCTGAACTGTGAGACAGGTATCACTTCCAGCCCCTGCGGCGAGTGCTCGGTATGCCGTGAGATCGACGAAGGCCGTTTCGTCGACCTGATCGAGATCGACGCCGCGAGCCGCACCAAGGTCGAAGACACCCGCGAGCTGCTCGACAACGTGCAGTACGCGCCAAGCCGTGGGCGCTTCAAGGTCTACCTGATCGACGAAGTGCACATGCTTTCCAGCCATTCCTTCAATGCACTGCTGAAAACCCTCGAAGAGCCACCGCCGTACGTCAAGTTCATCCTCGCGACCACTGATCCGCAGAAACTTCCGGCAACGATTTTGTCGCGCTGCCTGCAGTTCTCGCTGAAGAACATGACGCCGGAACGTGTGGTCGAGCATTTGACCCACGTACTGACCGCCGAAAACGTGCCGTTCGAAGACGATGCACTGTGGTTGCTCGGTCGCGCCGCTGACGGTTCGATGCGTGACGCCATGAGCCTGACCGATCAGGCCATCGCTTTCGGTGAAGGCAAGGTTCTCGCTACCGACGTGCGGGCGATGCTCGGCACGCTGGATCACGGTCAGGTCTACGACGTCCTGCATTCGTTGATCGAAGGCGACGCCAAGGCGTTGCTCGAAGCCGTGCGTCACCTGGCTGAACAAGGCCCGGACTGGAACGGCGTGCTCTCGGAAATTCTCAACGTGCTGCACCGCGTGGCCATCGCTCAGGCGTTACCGGAAGGTGTCGACAACGGGCACGGCGATCGCGATCGCGTGTTGGCATTGGCGCAGGCCTTGCCGGCCGAAGATGTGCAGTTCTATTACCAGATGGGCCTGATCGGCCGGCGAGATTTACCGCTGGCGCCGGATCCGCGCGGCGGGTTCGAAATGGTCCTGCTGCGGATGCTCGCCTTCCGGCCCGCTGATACGGCGGACGCCCCGAGGCAACCGCTAAAGCCAGTGGGGATCAGCCAGGCCACAGTTGATTCCGCAAACTCTGTGGCTGCCGCGCCTGAACCTGCGCCGGTAGTTGCTGCGGCGGTTGCGCCGGCTCCCGTTCCAGCGCCGATACCCGTCGCTGCACCCGCGCCGGCTCCCGAGCCCGCGCCGGTTGCTCCTGTTGCCGCGCCAGAACCTGAGCCAGCGCCTGTCGTCGCTGAAGAAGTCGTCGACCTGCCGTGGAATGACCCGGTGGAACCCGAGGCCGAGCCCGAACCTGCACAGCAACCCGCCGTCGAACCCGTGCTGGAAACCACCGCCGAGCAACCCGAGTTGCCGCCGATGCCGTTGCCGACCCCGGACAGCGTCGTCCCGGAGGCGCCTGAGTGGGCTGCCGCGCCGATCCCCGAACCATCTGTCGCCGAGGTCGATGCCGCCACGCCAGGCGTGGACATGGACGACGAGCCGCCGCTGGACGAGGACTACATCGAGCCGGATATGGATTCGGCCTACAGCTACCTCGACGAACTGGCCAGTGAGCACGCCGCCGAACCTGCCCCGGAACCCGAGCCCGAACCGGCTGCAGCACCGGCCACAGGTCTGGCGTTGCAATGGCTTGAGCTGTTCCCGAAACTGCCGATCTCCGGCATGACCGGCAGCATCGCCGCCAACTGCACGCTGATTGCGGTCGATGGCGATCATTGGCTGATGCACCTCGACCCGGCGCACAGCGCACTGTTCAACGCCACGCAGCAGCGACGTCTCAACGATGCGTTGAACCAGTTCCACGGCCGCACGCTGAGCCTGACCATCGAACTGATCAAGCCCGAGCAGGAAACCCCGGCCCAGGCCGCGTCCCGTCGCCGCGCCAACCGTCAGCGCGAGGCGGAGGAATCGATCCACGGTGATCCGTTCATCCAGCAGATGGTTCAGCAGTTCGGCGCGGTAGTGCGACACGATACTATTGAACCTGTCGACGCCTTGGTCGCCCAAGGCTAA
- a CDS encoding YbaB/EbfC family nucleoid-associated protein — MMKGGMAGLMKQAQQMQEKMAKMQEELANAEVTGKAGGDMVTVVMTGRHDVKSVSIDPSLVEGMSEDDKEMLEAVIASAVNDAVRKIEKNSQDKMGNMTAGMNLPAGMKLPF; from the coding sequence ATGATGAAAGGTGGCATGGCCGGCCTGATGAAGCAGGCGCAGCAGATGCAGGAAAAAATGGCCAAGATGCAGGAAGAACTGGCCAACGCCGAAGTCACCGGTAAGGCCGGCGGCGATATGGTCACCGTGGTGATGACCGGTCGTCACGACGTCAAAAGCGTGAGCATCGACCCAAGCCTGGTCGAAGGCATGAGCGAAGACGACAAAGAGATGCTGGAAGCGGTTATCGCCTCTGCCGTCAACGACGCTGTGCGCAAGATCGAAAAGAACAGCCAGGACAAAATGGGCAACATGACCGCCGGCATGAACCTGCCTGCCGGTATGAAACTGCCATTCTGA
- a CDS encoding NADP-dependent oxidoreductase, with amino-acid sequence MSDPLTLNQRFVLASRPVGAPTPENFRLEREALPDLADGEVLLKTLYLSLDPYMRGRMSDAPSYAAPVQIGEVMTGGAVSRVEDSRHPKFHKGDLVVGATGWQSHSISDGRNIIPIPAGLPSPSMALGVLGMPGMTAYMGLMDIGQPQEGETLVVAAASGAVGSVVGQVAKIKGLRAVGVAGGAEKCKYVVEELGFDACIDHKATDFAEQLAKACPDGIDIYYENVGGHVFDAVMPLLNPKARIPLCGLIAGYNASEAPQGPDRLPMLQRTLLTKRVRIQGFIVFDDYGDRQPEFISHMVPWVREGKVKFREDVVEGLEQAPEAFIGLLEGRNFGKLVVKVAQD; translated from the coding sequence ATGTCTGACCCTCTCACCCTCAATCAACGTTTCGTCCTCGCCTCACGCCCGGTCGGTGCACCGACCCCGGAAAACTTCCGCCTCGAACGCGAAGCGCTGCCGGATCTTGCGGATGGCGAGGTGCTGCTGAAAACCCTCTATCTGTCCCTCGATCCCTACATGCGCGGGCGCATGAGCGACGCGCCGTCCTACGCCGCGCCGGTGCAAATCGGCGAAGTGATGACCGGTGGCGCTGTCAGCCGTGTCGAAGATTCGCGTCATCCAAAATTCCATAAAGGTGATCTGGTGGTCGGCGCCACCGGTTGGCAGAGCCACAGCATCAGCGACGGGCGCAATATCATTCCGATCCCGGCCGGGCTGCCGAGCCCGTCGATGGCCCTGGGTGTGCTGGGCATGCCGGGGATGACCGCGTACATGGGGCTGATGGACATCGGCCAGCCGCAAGAAGGCGAAACCCTTGTTGTCGCAGCGGCTTCCGGTGCGGTCGGCTCGGTGGTCGGGCAAGTGGCGAAGATCAAAGGCCTGCGCGCCGTCGGTGTTGCCGGCGGTGCCGAAAAATGCAAGTACGTGGTCGAAGAGCTGGGTTTCGATGCCTGCATCGATCACAAGGCTACCGACTTTGCCGAGCAACTGGCCAAGGCTTGCCCCGATGGTATCGACATCTATTACGAGAACGTCGGTGGCCATGTGTTCGATGCGGTGATGCCGCTGCTCAATCCCAAGGCGCGCATTCCGTTGTGCGGTCTGATCGCCGGTTACAACGCCTCCGAAGCGCCGCAAGGCCCGGATCGCCTGCCAATGCTGCAACGCACACTGCTAACAAAACGCGTGCGGATTCAAGGCTTCATCGTGTTCGACGATTACGGTGATCGTCAGCCGGAATTCATCAGCCACATGGTGCCGTGGGTGCGCGAGGGCAAGGTGAAATTCCGCGAGGACGTGGTCGAAGGCCTGGAGCAGGCGCCCGAGGCGTTTATCGGTCTGCTGGAAGGGCGCAACTTCGGCAAATTGGTGGTGAAGGTCGCCCAGGACTGA
- the recR gene encoding recombination mediator RecR: MSFSPLIRQLIDALRTLPGVGQKTAQRMALQMLERDRSGGLRLAQALSQAMEGVGHCRQCRTLTEDDLCPQCADTRRDDTLLCVVEGPMDVYAVEQTGFRGRYFVLKGHLSPLDGLGPEAIGIPQLMTRIEEAGTFTEVILATNPTVEGEATAHYIAQLLSNKGLIASRIAHGVPLGGELELVDGGTLAHSFAGRKPISL, translated from the coding sequence ATGAGCTTCAGCCCTTTGATTCGCCAACTGATCGACGCTCTGCGCACTCTGCCGGGCGTGGGTCAGAAAACCGCCCAGCGCATGGCGTTGCAGATGCTTGAGCGTGACCGCAGCGGCGGCTTGCGCCTGGCCCAGGCTCTCAGCCAGGCCATGGAAGGGGTCGGTCACTGCCGCCAGTGCCGCACGCTGACCGAAGACGATCTGTGTCCGCAATGCGCCGATACCCGCCGTGACGATACGTTGCTGTGTGTGGTGGAAGGGCCGATGGATGTCTATGCGGTCGAACAGACTGGCTTCCGTGGGCGTTACTTTGTGCTCAAGGGGCATTTGTCGCCGCTTGATGGCTTGGGCCCTGAGGCAATCGGCATTCCGCAGTTGATGACGCGGATCGAAGAGGCCGGGACGTTTACCGAAGTCATCCTCGCAACTAACCCGACCGTGGAAGGTGAGGCGACGGCGCATTACATCGCGCAACTGCTGAGCAACAAAGGCCTGATCGCTTCGCGGATTGCCCACGGCGTGCCGTTGGGTGGTGAATTGGAGCTGGTTGATGGCGGCACGCTGGCGCATTCGTTTGCCGGGCGTAAACCGATTTCCCTCTAA
- a CDS encoding acyl-CoA dehydrogenase family protein, giving the protein MPAFQEYFDPSHQLVRDSVRRFVEREILPDIDQWEEAEIFPRELYLKAGAAGILGIGYPEALGGSHEGDLFAKVAASEELMRCGSGGLVAGLGSLDIGLPPIVKWARPEVRDRVVPPVLSGERISALAVTEPGGGSDVANLQTRAVLDGDVYRVSGSKTFITSGVRADFYTVAVRTGAPGFGGISLLLIEKGTPGFTVGRQLKKMGWWASDTAELFFDDCRVPVGNLIGAENMGFACIMGNFQSERLALALMANMTSQLALEESLQWAREREAFGKPIGKFQVIKHRLAEMATALEVSREFTYRQAAKMAAGQSVIKEISMAKNFATDTSDRITTEAVQILGGLGYMRESLVERLYRDNRILSIGGGTREVMNEIISKQMGL; this is encoded by the coding sequence ATGCCTGCCTTTCAGGAATACTTCGACCCCAGCCACCAATTGGTCCGCGACAGCGTCAGACGTTTCGTCGAACGCGAGATCCTGCCGGACATCGATCAGTGGGAAGAAGCGGAAATCTTCCCCCGCGAGCTGTACCTGAAGGCTGGCGCGGCAGGCATCCTTGGCATCGGCTATCCCGAAGCTCTCGGAGGCAGTCATGAAGGCGATCTGTTCGCCAAGGTCGCCGCCAGTGAGGAGTTGATGCGTTGCGGCTCTGGCGGCCTGGTAGCGGGGCTGGGATCGCTGGATATCGGCCTGCCACCGATCGTCAAATGGGCCCGTCCCGAGGTGCGTGATCGGGTTGTGCCGCCAGTGCTCAGCGGCGAAAGGATCAGCGCCCTGGCGGTCACCGAACCCGGCGGCGGCTCCGACGTCGCCAACCTGCAAACCCGCGCCGTGCTCGACGGCGATGTCTATCGTGTCAGCGGCAGCAAAACCTTTATCACCAGTGGCGTACGCGCCGATTTCTACACCGTTGCGGTGCGCACCGGTGCGCCGGGTTTCGGCGGCATCAGCCTGTTGTTGATCGAGAAGGGCACGCCGGGCTTCACCGTTGGCCGTCAGTTGAAAAAAATGGGTTGGTGGGCGTCGGACACGGCTGAGTTGTTCTTCGACGACTGCCGGGTGCCCGTGGGAAATCTGATCGGTGCCGAAAACATGGGCTTCGCCTGCATCATGGGTAACTTTCAAAGCGAACGGCTGGCGTTGGCGCTGATGGCCAACATGACTTCACAGTTAGCGTTGGAAGAGAGCCTGCAATGGGCACGCGAGCGCGAAGCGTTTGGCAAGCCGATCGGCAAGTTTCAGGTAATCAAGCATCGCCTCGCCGAAATGGCGACTGCGCTGGAGGTTTCACGGGAGTTCACTTACCGGCAAGCGGCGAAAATGGCGGCGGGGCAGAGCGTGATCAAAGAGATTTCGATGGCGAAGAACTTTGCCACGGATACCTCGGACCGAATCACCACCGAGGCGGTGCAGATTCTTGGTGGGTTGGGGTATATGCGCGAGAGTCTGGTGGAGCGGCTGTATCGGGATAACCGCATCTTGTCGATTGGCGGCGGGACGCGGGAGGTAATGAACGAGATCATCAGCAAGCAGATGGGCCTTTAA
- a CDS encoding adenine phosphoribosyltransferase, whose translation MVFDSFDIKSLIRPVIDFPKPGVIFRDITPLFQSPTALRLVMDSFAHRYVEADFTHIGAMDARGFLIGSVLAYQLNKPLVLFRKQGKLPADVLAEGYATEYGEAFLEVHADSLCEGDSVVMFDDLIATGGTLIAAANLIRRMGARVHEAAAIIDLPELNGSQRLEDMGIPTFCLTQFALTDK comes from the coding sequence ATGGTCTTCGACTCCTTCGACATCAAATCGCTTATCCGCCCAGTGATCGACTTCCCGAAACCGGGCGTGATCTTTCGCGACATCACCCCGCTGTTCCAGTCGCCGACGGCCCTGCGCCTGGTGATGGACAGCTTCGCCCACCGCTATGTGGAAGCCGACTTCACCCACATCGGCGCGATGGATGCGCGCGGTTTCCTGATCGGCTCGGTACTGGCCTATCAGTTGAACAAGCCGCTGGTGCTGTTCCGCAAGCAAGGCAAACTGCCGGCGGACGTGCTGGCCGAGGGTTACGCAACCGAGTACGGCGAAGCGTTTCTGGAAGTGCACGCCGACAGCCTGTGTGAAGGCGATTCGGTGGTGATGTTCGATGATTTGATTGCCACGGGCGGGACGTTGATTGCAGCAGCCAACCTGATTCGCCGCATGGGCGCGCGGGTGCATGAGGCGGCGGCGATCATTGATTTGCCTGAGTTGAACGGGTCGCAGCGCCTGGAAGACATGGGCATTCCTACCTTCTGCCTGACGCAGTTTGCGTTGACTGATAAATAA